The genomic DNA GTTAACAATAAAACCTAATGCTAATAAAATCGTAAATATGGTTCCTAAGTCAGGGCCAAACATAAATTTCATAATATAATACTCCTGTTTCAATCTTAAATTTTTATAAATTGTATCAAGCTATTAAATTAATTCGCCTTCAAAATTAAAATTGCGTTTAATACTTCTTCATTGTTTGGAAATCTACGCTCTTCTATTTTATCAACTGAAATGTTTAATAATTCATATTGACTTCCTTCTTCACTTTCAAGAAAGGTATTAATTTTATTTTCAAGCTCTTCAAGCGTTTGTTCTTGAATCTTTTTAAATTTAACTTTACTCATGATATAACACTCCTATTTTACTTATTTGATTAAATCATAGTCTTTTTACATTTAAATCGCAAATAAATTTACACAAAGTACTATACTTTTAATAAAACGCTTACAATTATATATATTAAATATTCAATTCACATAGTACTTAAACTATTGTATACTAAAGACATTCTATTTAATTTTCAGAATAATTAAACTATTTATAACATGGAGGGTTTAATATGATTTCTTTTGAAAATGACTACCTTGAAGGTGCACATGAAAAAGTATTACAACGATTACTCGAAACCAATTTTATCCAGGCCTCTGGCTACGGGGATGACCAATTTTCAAAACAAGCGGCTGAACAAATAAAAACTGCTATCAATTGTCCAGAAGCAACTGTGCGATTCTTAGTTGGCGGTACTCAAACCAATCAAGTTGTGATTAATTCGGTGTTGGAACCATATGAAGGTGTAATTTCAGCGGATACAGGTCATGTCGCTGTACACGAAGGTGGTGCAATTGAATTTAGCGGTCATAAAGTGTTAGCGATACCATCTCATGAAGGTAAAATCAGACCTAAAGAAGTAAATGAATATCTAGATACGTTTTATAATGATTTCAAACGTGAACACATGGTCTTTCCTGGAATGGTCTATATTTCTAATCCAACAGAATACGGTACTTTATATAGTAAAGAAGAATTGAAAAATCTTTCTGATGCGTGCAAAGAACATCAAGTACCACTATTTATGGACGGTGCACGTTTAGGTTATGGCTTAATGAGTGATCAAAGTGATTTGACTTTTGAAGATAT from Staphylococcus taiwanensis includes the following:
- a CDS encoding low specificity L-threonine aldolase, which codes for MISFENDYLEGAHEKVLQRLLETNFIQASGYGDDQFSKQAAEQIKTAINCPEATVRFLVGGTQTNQVVINSVLEPYEGVISADTGHVAVHEGGAIEFSGHKVLAIPSHEGKIRPKEVNEYLDTFYNDFKREHMVFPGMVYISNPTEYGTLYSKEELKNLSDACKEHQVPLFMDGARLGYGLMSDQSDLTFEDIAKYCDIFYIGGTKIGALCGEAIVFTKNNEPKHFTTRIKQHGALLAKGRLVGVQFLELFTNNLYLDISRHAINMANKMKKGFLEKGYQLYFDSPTNQQFFVLSEEKINELKQKVKFAIWEKYDDNHRVVRFATSWATTEENVDKLLELI